The following are encoded together in the Salvia hispanica cultivar TCC Black 2014 chromosome 6, UniMelb_Shisp_WGS_1.0, whole genome shotgun sequence genome:
- the LOC125195514 gene encoding cytochrome P450 72A225-like: MIYGRQQPATSLSITDPEIIREIFSKNNVYLKPSGNPVAKMFKGLATYEKEKWAKHRKLINPAFHVEKLKHMVPAFHVSTVDMLKKWDAIVPDGGSCEVDVWPHLQTMTSDVISRTAFGSSYEEGTEIFQLQRKQVELIIEAGRHMPVPGWLPTKNNRKMKEVVAEVESRVLRIINKRMKAMEAGEPSSGDLLGILLESNAKEIREHGNASGMTMEDVMEECKVFYFAGQETSASMLVWTMILLSKHEDWQARARDEVLQVFGKRKPEYQELNHLKVMNMILNECLRVYSPPTTLTRFTHNEANFGKYRIPAGVQLVLPVLAVHHDKKLWGDDATSFKPERFAEGVSKATQGQPKFIPFGSGPRVCIGQNFAMLEVKMAMVLILQNYSFKLSPSYSHAPHALITLQPQFGAHLILTKL; this comes from the exons ATGATCTATGGGAGACAGCAGCCAGCTACAAGTT tAAGCATCACCGATCCCGAGATCATAAGAGAGATTTTTTCGAAAAACAATGTTTACTTGAAGCCTTCCGGTAATCCAGTTGCAAAAATGTTCAAAGGACTCGCAACGTAcgagaaagaaaaatgggcCAAACATAGAAAGTTGATCAATCCCGCCTTCCACGTTGAGAAATTAAAG CATATGGTTCCGGCTTTCCACGTCAGCACGGTTGACATGCTGAAGAAATGGGATGCGATTGTGCCAGATGGCGGATCGTGTGAAGTCGACGTGTGGCCTCATCTTCAGACCATGACGAGCGACGTGATTTCAAGAACTGCGTTCGGGAGTAGCTACGAGGAAGGGACGGAGATCTTTCAGCTCCAGAGGAAGCAAGTGGAGCTCATCATCGAAGCGGGCCGCCACATGCCCGTCCCGGGATGGTTGCCCACCAAGAACAACCGAAAGATGAAGGAGGTTGTGGCGGAGGTCGAGTCACGGGTGCTCAGGATCATCAACAAGAGGATGAAGGCGATGGAGGCCGGTGAACCGAGCTCGGGTGACTTGTTGGGTATATTATTGGAATCCAATGCAAAGGAGATAAGAGAACATGGAAATGCATCCGGAATGACGATGGAGGATGTGATGGAGGAATGCAAGGTTTTCTACTTTGCCGGTCAGGAGACTTCTGCGTCTATGCTGGTATGGACAATGATCCTTCTGAGCAAGCACGAGGATTGGCAAGCCCGCGCCAGGGATGAGGTTTTGCAAGTTTTCGGGAAACGGAAACCGGAATATCAAGAGCTAAACCACCTCAAAGTT ATGAACATGATCCTGAACGAGTGTCTGAGGGTGTATTCACCGCCCACAACGCTCACTAGGTTTACGCACAACGAGGCTAACTTTGGAAAGTATCGTATACCAGCCGGAGTGCAGCTAGTGCTTCCCGTGCTAGCAGTGCACCATGACAAGAAGCTGTGGGGGGACGACGCCACCAGCTTCAAACCTGAGAGGTTCGCTGAAGGCGTGTCCAAGGCCACACAGGGTCAGCCTAAGTTCATACCCTTCGGGTCGGGGCCTAGGGTTTGTATCGGGCAGAACTTCGCGATGTTGGAAGTGAAGATGGCGATGGTGTTGATTCTGCAGAATTATTCGTTCAAGCTTTCGCCGTCGTATTCGCATGCTCCTCATGCGCTCATCACTCTCCAGCCTCAATTTGGAGCACATTTGATTCTTACCAAactttaa
- the LOC125191818 gene encoding cytochrome P450 72A225-like, whose product MDAFILSATISIAAVALIYLWKFLDWVWFTPKKLEKILRQQGFKGNSYKLYYGDFKEIGRITGEALSKPMEFTNDIQPRATSIYHHATKKYGENNFIWFGPRPSISITDPEIIREIFSKNNVYLKPSGNPVAKMFKGLATYEKEKWAKHRKLINPAFHVEKLKHMVPAFHVSTVDMLKKWDAIVPDGGSCEVDVWPHLQTMTSDVISRTAFGSSYEEGTEIFQLQRKQVELIIEAGRHMPVPGWLPTKNNRKMKEVVAEVESRVLRIINKRMKAMEAGEPSSGDLLGILLESNAKEIREHGNASGMTMEDVMEECKVFYFAGQETSASMLVWTMILLSKHEDWQARARDEVLQVFGKRKPEYQELNHLKVMNMILNECLRVYSPPTTLTRFTHSEANFGKYRIPAGVQLVLPVLAVHHDKKLWGDDATSFKPERFAEGVSKATQGQPKFIPFGSGPRVCIGQNFAMLEVKMAMVLILQNYSFKLSPSYSHAPHALITLQPQFGAHLILTKL is encoded by the exons ATGGATGCTTTCATCTTGTCAGCCACTATTTCTATTGCTGCTGTAGCTCTGATATATCTATGGAAATTTTTGGATTGGGTGTGGTTTACCCCCAAAAAACTCGAAAAAATCCTACGTCAGCAGGGCTTCAAGGGAAATTCTTACAAGCTTTATTATGGAGATTTCAAAGAGATAGGAAGGATCACTGGAGAAGCCTTGTCCAAACCCATGGAGTTCACCAATGATATTCAGCCTAGAGCTACTTCCATTTACCATCACGCTACCAAAAAATATG GTGAAAATAACTTCATTTGGTTCGGTCCGAGGCCTTCGATAAGCATCACGGATCCCGAGATCATAAGAGAGATTTTTTCGAAAAACAATGTTTACTTGAAGCCTTCCGGTAATCCAGTTGCGAAAATGTTCAAAGGACTCGCAACGTAcgagaaagaaaaatgggcCAAACATAGAAAGTTGATCAATCCCGCCTTCCACGTTGAGAAATTAAAG CATATGGTTCCGGCTTTCCACGTCAGCACGGTTGACATGCTGAAGAAATGGGATGCGATCGTGCCAGATGGCGGATCATGTGAAGTCGACGTGTGGCCTCATCTTCAGACCATGACGAGCGACGTGATTTCAAGAACTGCGTTCGGGAGTAGCTACGAGGAAGGGACGGAGATCTTTCAGCTCCAGAGGAAGCAAGTGGAGCTCATCATCGAAGCGGGCCGCCACATGCCCGTCCCGGGATGGTTGCCCACCAAGAACAACCGAAAGATGAAGGAGGTTGTGGCGGAGGTCGAGTCACGGGTGCTCAGGATCATCAACAAGAGGATGAAGGCGATGGAGGCCGGTGAACCGAGCTCGGGTGACTTGTTGGGTATATTATTGGAATCCAATGCAAAGGAGATAAGAGAACATGGAAATGCATCCGGAATGACGATGGAGGATGTGATGGAGGAATGCAAGGTTTTCTACTTTGCCGGTCAGGAGACTTCTGCGTCTATGCTGGTATGGACAATGATCCTTCTGAGCAAGCACGAGGATTGGCAAGCCCGCGCCAGGGATGAGGTTTTGCAAGTTTTCGGGAAACGGAAACCGGAATATCAAGAGCTAAACCACCTCAAAGTT ATGAACATGATCCTGAACGAGTGTCTGAGGGTGTATTCACCGCCCACAACGCTCACTAGGTTTACGCACAGCGAGGCTAACTTTGGAAAGTATCGTATACCAGCCGGAGTGCAGCTAGTGCTTCCCGTGCTAGCAGTGCACCATGACAAGAAGCTGTGGGGGGACGACGCCACCAGCTTCAAACCTGAGAGGTTCGCTGAAGGCGTGTCCAAGGCCACACAGGGTCAGCCTAAGTTCATACCCTTCGGGTCGGGGCCTAGGGTTTGTATCGGGCAGAACTTCGCGATGTTGGAAGTGAAGATGGCGATGGTGTTGATTCTGCAGAATTATTCGTTCAAGCTTTCGCCGTCGTATTCGCATGCTCCTCATGCGCTCATCACTCTCCAGCCTCAATTTGGAGCACATTTGATTCTTACCAAactttaa
- the LOC125195515 gene encoding cytochrome P450 CYP72A219-like: MGENNFIWFGPRPAVSINDPEIIREIFSKNNVYLKPTGNPIAKMFKGLATYEKEKWAKHRKLINPAFHVEKLKHMVPAFHLSTVDMLNKWDAIVPDGGSCEVDVWPHLQTMTSDVISRTAFGSSYEEGTKIFQLQREQVERIIEAGRHMPVPGWLPTKNNRRMKDIVAEVESRVLGIINKRMRAMEAGEPSMDDLLGILLESNAKEIREHGNASGMTIEEVMEECKVFYFAGQETSASMLVWTMILLSKHQDWQTRAREEVLQVFGKRKPEYQELNHLKTMNMILNESLRVYTPGATLGRFTHSEANFGKYRIPAGVQLVLPVLAVHHDKRLWGDDATSFKPERFAEGVSKATQGQPKFIPFGSGPRVCIGQNFAMLEVKMAMVLILQKYSFKLSPSYSHAPHALITLQPQFGAHLILTKL; this comes from the exons ATGG GTGAGAATAACTTCATTTGGTTCGGACCAAGGCCTGCAGTAAGCATCAACGATCCCGAGATTATAAGAGAGATTTTTTCGAAAAACAACGTTTACTTGAAGCCTACTGGTAATCCAATTGCGAAAATGTTCAAAGGACTAGCAACGTACGAGAAAGAGAAATGGGCCAAACATAGAAAGTTGATCAACCCGGCCTTCCATGTTGAGAAATTAAAG CATATGGTTCCGGCTTTCCACTTGAGCACTGTGGACATGCTGAACAAATGGGATGCGATCGTGCCAGATGGCGGATCATGTGAAGTCGACGTGTGGCCTCATCTTCAGACCATGACGAGCGACGTGATCTCAAGAACTGCGTTCGGGAGCAGCTACGAGGAAGGGACGAAGATCTTCCAGCTCCAGAGGGAGCAGGTGGAGAGGATCATTgaggcgggccgccacatGCCTGTCCCGGGATGGCTGCCCACCAAGAACAACCGGAGGATGAAGGATATTGTGGCAGAGGTAGAGTCACGGGTGCTCGGGATCATCAACAAGAGGATGAGGGCGATGGAAGCCGGTGAGCCGAGCATGGATGACTTGTTGGGTATATTGTTGGAATCCAATGCAAAGGAGATAAGAGAACATGGAAATGCATCTGGGATGACTATTGAGGAAGTGATGGAGGAGTGCAAGGTTTTCTACTTTGCCGGTCAGGAGACTTCTGCGTCTATGCTGGTATGGACAATGATCCTTCTGAGTAAGCATCAGGACTGGCAAACCCGAGCCAGGGAGGAGGTTTTGCAAGTTTTTGGGAAACGGAAACCGGAATACCAAGAGCTAAACCACCTCAAAACT ATGAACATGATCCTGAACGAGTCTCTAAGGGTGTACACACCGGGCGCGACACTCGGTAGGTTTACTCACAGTGAGGCTAACTTTGGAAAGTATCGTATACCAGCCGGAGTGCAGCTAGTGCTTCCCGTGCTAGCAGTGCACCACGACAAGCGGCTGTGGGGGGACGACGCCACCAGCTTCAAACCCGAGAGGTTCGCTGAAGGCGTGTCCAAGGCCACGCAGGGTCAGCCTAAGTTCATCCCCTTCGGGTCGGGGCCTAGGGTTTGTATCGGGCAGAACTTCGCGATGCTGGAAGTGAAGATGGCGATGGTGTTGATTCTGCAGAAATATTCGTTCAAGCTTTCGCCGTCGTATTCGCATGCTCCTCATGCGCTCATCACTCTCCAGCCTCAATTTGGAGCGCATTTGATTCTTACCAAactataa
- the LOC125197455 gene encoding cytochrome P450 72A225-like, with protein MDVFILSAKISCAVVALIYLWKVLDWVWFTPKKLEKILRQQGFKGNSYKLFYGDFKEIGKITGEALSKPMEFTNDIAHRATPIVHHATKTYGDDNFVWFGPRPAVCIREPEIIREILSKNNVYLKPTANSLGKMFKGVGTYEKEQWAKHRKLINPAFHVEKLKHMVPAFHVSTVDMLKKWDAIVPDSGSCEADVWPYLQTMTSDVISRTVFGSSYEEGNKIFKLQREQVERINEAGRHMPVPGWLPTKNNRRMKEIMDEIESRVLGVIRKRVKAMEEGEPSTNDLLGMLLESNANEVKQNGTASAMSMEEVMEECKVFYFVGQETSVCLLVWTMILLSKHEDWQTRARDEALERFGKGKPDYQELNHLKTMNMILHEALRLYTPGATLARLTYKEANFGKYTIPAGVQMQLPLLAMHHDTRLWGDDAAIFNPERFSQGVSKATQGRPIYIPFGSGPRVCIGQNFTMVEVKMAMVMILQNYSFKLSPSYTHAPHHLFTLQPQHGAHLILTKL; from the exons ATGGATGTTTTCATCTTGTCAGCCAAAATTTCTTGTGCTGTTGTAGCTCTGATATATCTATGGAAAGTATTGGATTGGGTGTGGTTTACCCCCAAAAAACTCGAAAAAATCCTACGCCAACAAGGCTTCAAGGGAAATTCTTACAAGCTTTTCTATGGAGATTTCAAAGAGATAGGAAAGATCACCGGAGAAGCCTTGTCCAAACCCATGGAGTTCACGAATGATATTGCGCATAGAGCGACTCCCATCGTCCACCATGCTACAAAAACTTATG GTGATGACAACTTTGTTTGGTTTGGACCAAGGCCCGCGGTATGCATAAGGGAGCCTGAGATTATACGAGAGATTTTGTCGAAAAACAATGTTTATCTGAAGCCGACTGCTAATTCACTTGGGAAAATGTTCAAAGGAGTTGGAACGTACGAGAAAGAGCAATGGGCCAAACATAGAAAGCTAATTAACCCTGCCTTCCATGTTGAGAAATTAAAG CATATGGTTCCGGCGTTCCACGTCAGCACGGTTGACATGCTGAAGAAATGGGATGCGATCGTACCAGACTCAGGATCATGTGAGGCCGACGTGTGGCCTTATCTTCAGACCATGACGAGCGACGTGATTTCAAGAACCGTGTTCGGGAGCAGCTACGAGGAGGGAAACAAGATCTTCAAGCTACAACGAGAGCAGGTGGAGCGAATCAACGAGGCCGGTCGCCATATGCCCGTCCCGGGATGGCTTCCCACCAAAAACAACCGGAGGATGAAGGAAATCATGGATGAGATCGAGTCAAGGGTGCTCGGAGTCATCAGGAAGAGGGTGAAGGCGATGGAGGAGGGCGAGCCGAGCACGAATGACTTATTGGGCATGCTATTGGAATCCAATGCGAATGAGGTGAAGCAGAATGGGACAGCTTCTGCAATGTCAATGGAAGAAGTGATGGAAGAGTGCAAGGTGTTCTACTTCGTTGGCCAGGAAACGTCTGTCTGTTTGCTGGTATGGACAATGATCCTTCTGAGCAAGCACGAGGACTGGCAAACACGCGCCAGGGACGAGGCTTTGGAGCGTTTCGGGAAAGGGAAACCCGATTATCAAGAGCTGAACCACCTAAAAACT ATGAACATGATCCTCCACGAGGCTCTGAGGCTATACACACCGGGAGCGACGCTCGCCAGGCTTACATACAAGGAGGCGAACTTCGGAAAGTACACTATCCCGGCCGGAGTGCAGATGCAGCTGCCCTTGCTAGCAATGCACCACGACACGCGCCTGTGGGGGGACGACGCGGCCATCTTCAATCCGGAGAGGTTCTCTCAGGGCGTGTCGAAGGCGACGCAGGGGAGGCCTATATACATCCCGTTCGGGTCGGGCCCGAGGGTGTGCATCGGGCAGAACTTCACCATGGTGGAAGTTAAGATGGCGATGGTTATGATTCTGCAGAATTATTCGTTCAAGCTTTCGCCTTCGTATACGCATGCTCCTCATCATCTCTTCACTCTGCAGCCTCAGCATGGAGCACATTTGATTCTCACCAAACTATaa